The genomic segment ATTCTCTACCCCAACGCCCCCCAATTATCCGGGGCATCATTTTTGGCAATCGTGAGCCCCCAAATGCCCAAATCGTGAAACGATTTGGCGCGCCATCGAAAAGGAGTGCCGCAATGAACATCTATGTCGGGAATATGTCGTACAACGTGAATGAGGAGGATCTGCGGGGGGCTTTCGAGGCCTTCGGTAAAGTCGATTCGGTCGCCATCATCAAAGACAAGTACAGCGGCGAATCCAAGGGCTTCGGTTTTGTGGAGATGCCAACCGCAGCCGAAGGCCAGGCGGCCATCGAGGGCCTCAACGGCAAGGAGTTCAAGGGCCGCACACTGACCGTCAACGAAGCGCGCCCCAAAGCTGAAGGCGCCAGAGGCGGCCACGGCGGCGGCCGGGGTGGGGGCTACGGCGGTGGCGGCGGCTACGGTGGCGGTGGCCGCGGCGGCGGCTACGGTGGCGGCGGCCGTGGCGGGGGCGGCGGCGGTCGCGAGCGGCGCTGATTGACCGTCTTCAAACTGCTGCAACACCTGTCGACCCGGCGGCGCTGACCGCATCCTGCGGCGCCGCCGGGTCACATGCCGCCCAAGCGACGGCCGACGGACCCCGTTGGCCTCGCGCCGAGCCCTGCCAATTCCACTGCGGACCTGCAGCCGCAGCAGCACCTGCCCACCGCCCCGCGGACCCCTGAAAAACCTCTCCCCATTGGGTCGCCCAGCAACCCAAAGCGAATCCCCCCAGAAGCGTAAATCATTGCCCCTTCAGGTCGTAAAAAAACCCGACACAAGCCGGCCGCAGCCGATTTTCCGAAAACGGTCTTGAGTGATCGAATTTTATGCGATTTTAGCGGGTTATCAATCTTTCGATTTTTGCCGGTGCTGGCACAGGACTTGATAAACATGACCCCCAAGAACCGGGGAAATGTGGCATTCAGCGGTCTTCTGCGGCCCGCGCGACACCCGCCCCGACTCTCTGGGGAGGTGCCGACCAGTGACGGCCGCCGGGCGGGCGGAAGACGCCGGGGCGAAGAA from the Desulfobacteraceae bacterium genome contains:
- a CDS encoding RNA-binding protein, translated to MNIYVGNMSYNVNEEDLRGAFEAFGKVDSVAIIKDKYSGESKGFGFVEMPTAAEGQAAIEGLNGKEFKGRTLTVNEARPKAEGARGGHGGGRGGGYGGGGGYGGGGRGGGYGGGGRGGGGGGRERR